The Globicephala melas chromosome 20, mGloMel1.2, whole genome shotgun sequence genome contains a region encoding:
- the CDR2L gene encoding cerebellar degeneration-related protein 2-like isoform X1 — protein MRRAARMEDFTAEEEEPWYDQQDLEQDLHLAAELGKTLLERNKELEQSLQQMYSTNEEQVQEIEYLTKQLDTLRHVNDQHAKVYEQLDLAARDLELTNQKLVLESKAAQQKIHGLTETIERLQTQVEELQAQVEQLRDLEQLRVRREKRERRRTIHTFPCLKELCASPRCEDAFRLHSSSLELGPRPLEQENERLQTLVGVLRSQVSQERQRQQRAEHEYAVVLQEYSELERRLCEMEGCRLRVQELEAELLELQQMKQAKTYLLGREDHLAEALLAPLTQAPEADDPQPGSGDDSGTQDGVSSPAASPGHTVRKSCSDTALNAIVAKDPAGRHVGNLTLHANSVRKRGMSILREVDEQYHALLEKYEELLSKCRQHGAGVRHAGVQTSRPISRDSSWKDLRGSEEGQGEAKVGEKSLSQHVEAVDKRLEQSQPEYKALFKEIFSRIQKTKADINATKVKTHSGK, from the exons ATGCGGAGGGCCGCCAGGATGGAGGACTTCACCGCAGAGGAAGAGGAGCCCTGGTACGACCAGCAGGACCTGGAGCAGG aCTTGCACTTAGCTGCGGAGCTGGGGAAGACGCTGCTGGAGAGGAACAAGGAGCTGGAGCAGTCTCTGCAGCAGATGTACTCCACCAACGAGGAGCAAGTGCAGGAGATTGAG TACCTGACCAAACAGCTGGACACGCTGCGGCACGTAAATGATCAGCACGCCAAAGTGTACGAACAGCTGGACCTGGCGGCCCGAGACCTGGAGCTGACCAACCAGAAGCTGGTGCTGGAGAGTAAGGCTGCCCAGCAGAAGATCCATGG gctGACAGAGACCATCGAGCGCCTGCAGACCCAGGTGGAGGAGCTGCAGGCCCAGGTGGAGCAGCTGCGGGACCTGGAGCAACTGCGAGTGCGGCGGGAGAAGCGAGAGCGCCGGCGCACCATCCACACCTTCCCCTGCCTCAAGGAGCTGTGCGCCAGCCCCCG GTGCGAGGATGCCTTCCGCCTGCACAGTTCCTCCCTGGAGCTGGGCCCGCGGCCGCTGGAGCAGGAGAACGAGCGGCTGCAGACCTTGGTGGGAGTGCTGCGCTCCCAGGTGAGCCAGGAGCGGCAGCGCCAGCAGCGGGCTGAGCATGAGTACGCGGTGGTGCTGCAGGAGTACTCAGAGCTGGAGCGGCGGCTGTGCGAGATGGAGGGCTGCCGCCTCCGTGTGCAGGAGCTGGAGGCCGAGTTGCTGGAGCTGCAGCAGATGAAGCAGGCGAAGACCTACCTGCTGGGCCGGGAGGACCACCTGGCCGAGGCCCTGCTGGCGCCCCTCACCCAGGCGCCTGAAGCCGACGACCCCCAGCCGGGCAGCGGGGACGACTCGGGCACCCAGGACGGGGTCTCCTCTCCGGCCGCGTCCCCGGGCCACACCGTGCGCAAGAGCTGCAGCGACACGGCACTCAACGCCATCGTGGCCAAAGACCCGGCCGGCCGGCACGTGGGCAACCTCACGCTGCACGCCAACAGCGTGCGCAAGCGGGGCATGTCCATCCTGCGCGAGGTGGATGAGCAGTACCACGCGCTGCTGGAGAAGTACGAGGAGCTGCTGAGCAAGTGCCGGCAGCACGGGGCGGGGGTGCGGCACGCGGGCGTGCAGACCTCGCGGCCCATCTCCCGGGACAGCTCGTGGAAGGACCTGCGGGGCAGCGAGGAGGGCCAGGGGGAGGCCAAGGTGGGCGAGAAGAGCCTGAGCCAGCACGTGGAGGCCGTGGACAAGCGGCTGGAGCAGAGCCAGCCTGAGTACAAGGCGCTCTTCAAGGAGATCTTCTCCAGGATCCAGAAGACCAAGGCCGACATCAACGCCACCAAAGTCAAGACGCACAGCGGCAAGTGA
- the CDR2L gene encoding cerebellar degeneration-related protein 2-like isoform X2 — translation MAQDLHLAAELGKTLLERNKELEQSLQQMYSTNEEQVQEIEYLTKQLDTLRHVNDQHAKVYEQLDLAARDLELTNQKLVLESKAAQQKIHGLTETIERLQTQVEELQAQVEQLRDLEQLRVRREKRERRRTIHTFPCLKELCASPRCEDAFRLHSSSLELGPRPLEQENERLQTLVGVLRSQVSQERQRQQRAEHEYAVVLQEYSELERRLCEMEGCRLRVQELEAELLELQQMKQAKTYLLGREDHLAEALLAPLTQAPEADDPQPGSGDDSGTQDGVSSPAASPGHTVRKSCSDTALNAIVAKDPAGRHVGNLTLHANSVRKRGMSILREVDEQYHALLEKYEELLSKCRQHGAGVRHAGVQTSRPISRDSSWKDLRGSEEGQGEAKVGEKSLSQHVEAVDKRLEQSQPEYKALFKEIFSRIQKTKADINATKVKTHSGK, via the exons ATGGCTCAAG aCTTGCACTTAGCTGCGGAGCTGGGGAAGACGCTGCTGGAGAGGAACAAGGAGCTGGAGCAGTCTCTGCAGCAGATGTACTCCACCAACGAGGAGCAAGTGCAGGAGATTGAG TACCTGACCAAACAGCTGGACACGCTGCGGCACGTAAATGATCAGCACGCCAAAGTGTACGAACAGCTGGACCTGGCGGCCCGAGACCTGGAGCTGACCAACCAGAAGCTGGTGCTGGAGAGTAAGGCTGCCCAGCAGAAGATCCATGG gctGACAGAGACCATCGAGCGCCTGCAGACCCAGGTGGAGGAGCTGCAGGCCCAGGTGGAGCAGCTGCGGGACCTGGAGCAACTGCGAGTGCGGCGGGAGAAGCGAGAGCGCCGGCGCACCATCCACACCTTCCCCTGCCTCAAGGAGCTGTGCGCCAGCCCCCG GTGCGAGGATGCCTTCCGCCTGCACAGTTCCTCCCTGGAGCTGGGCCCGCGGCCGCTGGAGCAGGAGAACGAGCGGCTGCAGACCTTGGTGGGAGTGCTGCGCTCCCAGGTGAGCCAGGAGCGGCAGCGCCAGCAGCGGGCTGAGCATGAGTACGCGGTGGTGCTGCAGGAGTACTCAGAGCTGGAGCGGCGGCTGTGCGAGATGGAGGGCTGCCGCCTCCGTGTGCAGGAGCTGGAGGCCGAGTTGCTGGAGCTGCAGCAGATGAAGCAGGCGAAGACCTACCTGCTGGGCCGGGAGGACCACCTGGCCGAGGCCCTGCTGGCGCCCCTCACCCAGGCGCCTGAAGCCGACGACCCCCAGCCGGGCAGCGGGGACGACTCGGGCACCCAGGACGGGGTCTCCTCTCCGGCCGCGTCCCCGGGCCACACCGTGCGCAAGAGCTGCAGCGACACGGCACTCAACGCCATCGTGGCCAAAGACCCGGCCGGCCGGCACGTGGGCAACCTCACGCTGCACGCCAACAGCGTGCGCAAGCGGGGCATGTCCATCCTGCGCGAGGTGGATGAGCAGTACCACGCGCTGCTGGAGAAGTACGAGGAGCTGCTGAGCAAGTGCCGGCAGCACGGGGCGGGGGTGCGGCACGCGGGCGTGCAGACCTCGCGGCCCATCTCCCGGGACAGCTCGTGGAAGGACCTGCGGGGCAGCGAGGAGGGCCAGGGGGAGGCCAAGGTGGGCGAGAAGAGCCTGAGCCAGCACGTGGAGGCCGTGGACAAGCGGCTGGAGCAGAGCCAGCCTGAGTACAAGGCGCTCTTCAAGGAGATCTTCTCCAGGATCCAGAAGACCAAGGCCGACATCAACGCCACCAAAGTCAAGACGCACAGCGGCAAGTGA